In Rissa tridactyla isolate bRisTri1 chromosome 2, bRisTri1.patW.cur.20221130, whole genome shotgun sequence, a single window of DNA contains:
- the OSGIN2 gene encoding oxidative stress-induced growth inhibitor 2 isoform X4, whose protein sequence is MPLIEETVLPGDSLLTLPVVIIGNGPSGICLSYLLSGYRPYLSPEAIHPNPILHTKLEEARHLSIVDQDLEYLSEGLEGRSSNPVAVLFDTLLHPDADFGYDYPPVLHWKLEQHHYIPHIVLGKGPPGGAWHSMEGSMLTISFGDWMELPGLTFKEWAASKRRNIKSDRVMPEEIARYYKHYVKVMGLQKNFRDNVYITSVSRLYRGKDDEDRSQINENISTQHLEVEEEQKSLIKRNWEVRGYRRATDGSHVPFCLFAENVALATGSFDSPGRLQVEGEDFPFVLHSMSDFGAAISKGKLRGKADPVLIVGAGLTAADAVLCAYNNNIPVIHVFRRRVTDTSLIFKQLPKKLYPEYHKVYHMMCTQSHTVDSNLHPAYTSFPEHNVLSFKPEMKCVLQSASGLKKILKFSVALVLIGSHPNLFFLKDQGHSIGHHSNQPITCKGNPIEIDPYTYECTKEANLFALGPLVGDNFVRFLKGGALGIARCLSIRQKKKHELIEGGDGGGDGVP, encoded by the exons ATGCCTTTAATAGAAGAAACTGTTCTGCCTGGGGACTCCCTCCTTACTCTGCCTGTAGTAATAATAG GAAACGGACCTTCAGGAATTTGTCTTTCTTACCTGCTGTCTGGATACAGGCCATATTTATCTCCTGAAGCTATACACCCAAACCCCATTCTACATACAAAATTAGAAGAAGCTCGACACCTGTCCATTGTTGATCAA GATCTGGAGTACCTGTCTGAAGGCCTCGAAGGACGCTCTTCAAACCCAGTTGCAGTGCTTTTTGATACCTTACTTCATCCTGATGCTGACTTTGGGTATGACTACCCGCCGGTTTTGCACTGGAAGCTAGAACAACATCATTATATTCCCCATATAGTGCTTGGTAAAGGACCACCTGGTGGGGCTTGGCAT tcCATGGAAGGCTCTATGCTAACAATCAGTTTCGGAGACTGGATGGAATTGCCTGGCCTCACATTTAAGGAGTGGGCAGCTAGCAAACGCAG aaatataaAGAGTGATCGAGTAATGCCAGAGGAAATAGCTCGTTATTATAAACACTATGTTAAAGTCATGGGCCTCCAAAAGAATTTCAGAGACAACGTTTATATAACATCAGTATCCAGGCTTTACCGAGGAAAGGATGATGAAGATAGAagtcaaataaatgaaaatatctcAACACAGCATTTGGAAGTGGAAGAGGAACAGAAATCACTGATTAAGAGAAACTGGGAAGTCAGAGGTTATCGGCGAGCAACAGATGGTTCTCATGTGCCCTTCTGCCTCTTTGCTGAGAACGTGGCTCTTGCCACAGGAAGCTTTGATTCTCCTGGCCGACTACAAGTTGAAGGAGAAGACTTCCCTTTTGTGCTTCATTCCATGTCTGACTTCGGAGCTGCTATCAGCAAAGGAAAGTTACGTGGGAAGGCAGACCCTGTGTTAATTGTGGGTGCGGGACTTACGGCAGCCGATGCAGTACTGTGTGCCTACAACAACAACATCCCAGTAATCCATGTGTTTCGTAGAAGAGTTACCGATACAAGTCTAATTTTCAAACAGTTACCTAAAAAGCTTTACCCTGAATACCATAAGGTCTATCATATGATGTGTACTCAGTCCCATACTGTGGACTCTAATCTACACCCCGCTTACACTAGTTTCCCTGAACACAATGTACTTTCCTTCAAGCCTGAAATGAAATGTGTTCTTCAGAGTGCCTCCGGACTGAAGAAAATTTTGAAGTTTTCTGTAGCCTTAGTTCTGATAGGTTCTCACccaaatcttttctttctcaagGACCAAGGACATAGCATAGGTCATCACTCTAATCAGCCCATCACATGCAAGGGGAATCCTATAGAGATTGATCCATACACTTACGAATGCACTAAAGAAGCTAATCTCTTTGCTTTAGGTCCTCTGGTGGGAGACAACTTCGTACGGTTTTTAAAAGGAGGTGCATTGGGCATCGCACGATGCTTGTCAAtaagacaaaagaagaaacatgaaTTGATTGaaggtggggatggaggaggtgaTGGGGTGCCATAA
- the OSGIN2 gene encoding oxidative stress-induced growth inhibitor 2 isoform X1, with protein MPVWCCRCSLAGHFRSYSGPETEGQLLNSFVQYFGDSLGRKIKRMPLIEETVLPGDSLLTLPVVIIGNGPSGICLSYLLSGYRPYLSPEAIHPNPILHTKLEEARHLSIVDQDLEYLSEGLEGRSSNPVAVLFDTLLHPDADFGYDYPPVLHWKLEQHHYIPHIVLGKGPPGGAWHSMEGSMLTISFGDWMELPGLTFKEWAASKRRNIKSDRVMPEEIARYYKHYVKVMGLQKNFRDNVYITSVSRLYRGKDDEDRSQINENISTQHLEVEEEQKSLIKRNWEVRGYRRATDGSHVPFCLFAENVALATGSFDSPGRLQVEGEDFPFVLHSMSDFGAAISKGKLRGKADPVLIVGAGLTAADAVLCAYNNNIPVIHVFRRRVTDTSLIFKQLPKKLYPEYHKVYHMMCTQSHTVDSNLHPAYTSFPEHNVLSFKPEMKCVLQSASGLKKILKFSVALVLIGSHPNLFFLKDQGHSIGHHSNQPITCKGNPIEIDPYTYECTKEANLFALGPLVGDNFVRFLKGGALGIARCLSIRQKKKHELIEGGDGGGDGVP; from the exons ATGCCCGTGTGGTGCTGCCGCTGCTCCTTGGCCGGCCACTTCAG AAGTTACAGCGGCCCTGAAACTGAAGGACAGCTTTTGAATTCCTTCGTACAGTATTTTGGTGACAGCCTTGGGAGGAAGATTAAAAGAATGCCTTTAATAGAAGAAACTGTTCTGCCTGGGGACTCCCTCCTTACTCTGCCTGTAGTAATAATAG GAAACGGACCTTCAGGAATTTGTCTTTCTTACCTGCTGTCTGGATACAGGCCATATTTATCTCCTGAAGCTATACACCCAAACCCCATTCTACATACAAAATTAGAAGAAGCTCGACACCTGTCCATTGTTGATCAA GATCTGGAGTACCTGTCTGAAGGCCTCGAAGGACGCTCTTCAAACCCAGTTGCAGTGCTTTTTGATACCTTACTTCATCCTGATGCTGACTTTGGGTATGACTACCCGCCGGTTTTGCACTGGAAGCTAGAACAACATCATTATATTCCCCATATAGTGCTTGGTAAAGGACCACCTGGTGGGGCTTGGCAT tcCATGGAAGGCTCTATGCTAACAATCAGTTTCGGAGACTGGATGGAATTGCCTGGCCTCACATTTAAGGAGTGGGCAGCTAGCAAACGCAG aaatataaAGAGTGATCGAGTAATGCCAGAGGAAATAGCTCGTTATTATAAACACTATGTTAAAGTCATGGGCCTCCAAAAGAATTTCAGAGACAACGTTTATATAACATCAGTATCCAGGCTTTACCGAGGAAAGGATGATGAAGATAGAagtcaaataaatgaaaatatctcAACACAGCATTTGGAAGTGGAAGAGGAACAGAAATCACTGATTAAGAGAAACTGGGAAGTCAGAGGTTATCGGCGAGCAACAGATGGTTCTCATGTGCCCTTCTGCCTCTTTGCTGAGAACGTGGCTCTTGCCACAGGAAGCTTTGATTCTCCTGGCCGACTACAAGTTGAAGGAGAAGACTTCCCTTTTGTGCTTCATTCCATGTCTGACTTCGGAGCTGCTATCAGCAAAGGAAAGTTACGTGGGAAGGCAGACCCTGTGTTAATTGTGGGTGCGGGACTTACGGCAGCCGATGCAGTACTGTGTGCCTACAACAACAACATCCCAGTAATCCATGTGTTTCGTAGAAGAGTTACCGATACAAGTCTAATTTTCAAACAGTTACCTAAAAAGCTTTACCCTGAATACCATAAGGTCTATCATATGATGTGTACTCAGTCCCATACTGTGGACTCTAATCTACACCCCGCTTACACTAGTTTCCCTGAACACAATGTACTTTCCTTCAAGCCTGAAATGAAATGTGTTCTTCAGAGTGCCTCCGGACTGAAGAAAATTTTGAAGTTTTCTGTAGCCTTAGTTCTGATAGGTTCTCACccaaatcttttctttctcaagGACCAAGGACATAGCATAGGTCATCACTCTAATCAGCCCATCACATGCAAGGGGAATCCTATAGAGATTGATCCATACACTTACGAATGCACTAAAGAAGCTAATCTCTTTGCTTTAGGTCCTCTGGTGGGAGACAACTTCGTACGGTTTTTAAAAGGAGGTGCATTGGGCATCGCACGATGCTTGTCAAtaagacaaaagaagaaacatgaaTTGATTGaaggtggggatggaggaggtgaTGGGGTGCCATAA
- the OSGIN2 gene encoding oxidative stress-induced growth inhibitor 2 isoform X2, whose protein sequence is MPVWCCRCSLAGHFRSYSGPETEGQLLNSFVQYFGDSLGRKIKRMPLIEETVLPGDSLLTLPVVIIGNGPSGICLSYLLSGYRPYLSPEAIHPNPILHTKLEEARHLSIVDQDLEYLSEGLEGRSSNPVAVLFDTLLHPDADFGYDYPPVLHWKLEQHHYIPHIVLGKGPPGGAWHSMEGSMLTISFGDWMELPGLTFKEWAASKRRNIKSDRVMPEEIARYYKHYVKVMGLQKNFRDNVYITSVSRLYRGKDDEDRSQINENISTQHLEVEEEQKSLIKRNWEVRGYRRATDGSHVPFCLFAENVALATGSFDSPGRLQVEGEDFPFVLHSMSDFGAAISKGKLRGKADPVLIVGAGLTAADAVLCAYNNNIPVIHVFRRRVTDTSLIFKQLPKKLYPEYHKVYHMMCTQSHTVDSNLHPAYTSFPEHNVLSFKPEMKCVLQSASGLKKILKFSVALVLIGSHPNLFFLKDQGHSIGHHSNQPITCKGNPIEIDPYTYECTKEANLFALGPLVGDNFVRFLKGGALGIARCLSIRQKKKHELIEGRLNGIT, encoded by the exons ATGCCCGTGTGGTGCTGCCGCTGCTCCTTGGCCGGCCACTTCAG AAGTTACAGCGGCCCTGAAACTGAAGGACAGCTTTTGAATTCCTTCGTACAGTATTTTGGTGACAGCCTTGGGAGGAAGATTAAAAGAATGCCTTTAATAGAAGAAACTGTTCTGCCTGGGGACTCCCTCCTTACTCTGCCTGTAGTAATAATAG GAAACGGACCTTCAGGAATTTGTCTTTCTTACCTGCTGTCTGGATACAGGCCATATTTATCTCCTGAAGCTATACACCCAAACCCCATTCTACATACAAAATTAGAAGAAGCTCGACACCTGTCCATTGTTGATCAA GATCTGGAGTACCTGTCTGAAGGCCTCGAAGGACGCTCTTCAAACCCAGTTGCAGTGCTTTTTGATACCTTACTTCATCCTGATGCTGACTTTGGGTATGACTACCCGCCGGTTTTGCACTGGAAGCTAGAACAACATCATTATATTCCCCATATAGTGCTTGGTAAAGGACCACCTGGTGGGGCTTGGCAT tcCATGGAAGGCTCTATGCTAACAATCAGTTTCGGAGACTGGATGGAATTGCCTGGCCTCACATTTAAGGAGTGGGCAGCTAGCAAACGCAG aaatataaAGAGTGATCGAGTAATGCCAGAGGAAATAGCTCGTTATTATAAACACTATGTTAAAGTCATGGGCCTCCAAAAGAATTTCAGAGACAACGTTTATATAACATCAGTATCCAGGCTTTACCGAGGAAAGGATGATGAAGATAGAagtcaaataaatgaaaatatctcAACACAGCATTTGGAAGTGGAAGAGGAACAGAAATCACTGATTAAGAGAAACTGGGAAGTCAGAGGTTATCGGCGAGCAACAGATGGTTCTCATGTGCCCTTCTGCCTCTTTGCTGAGAACGTGGCTCTTGCCACAGGAAGCTTTGATTCTCCTGGCCGACTACAAGTTGAAGGAGAAGACTTCCCTTTTGTGCTTCATTCCATGTCTGACTTCGGAGCTGCTATCAGCAAAGGAAAGTTACGTGGGAAGGCAGACCCTGTGTTAATTGTGGGTGCGGGACTTACGGCAGCCGATGCAGTACTGTGTGCCTACAACAACAACATCCCAGTAATCCATGTGTTTCGTAGAAGAGTTACCGATACAAGTCTAATTTTCAAACAGTTACCTAAAAAGCTTTACCCTGAATACCATAAGGTCTATCATATGATGTGTACTCAGTCCCATACTGTGGACTCTAATCTACACCCCGCTTACACTAGTTTCCCTGAACACAATGTACTTTCCTTCAAGCCTGAAATGAAATGTGTTCTTCAGAGTGCCTCCGGACTGAAGAAAATTTTGAAGTTTTCTGTAGCCTTAGTTCTGATAGGTTCTCACccaaatcttttctttctcaagGACCAAGGACATAGCATAGGTCATCACTCTAATCAGCCCATCACATGCAAGGGGAATCCTATAGAGATTGATCCATACACTTACGAATGCACTAAAGAAGCTAATCTCTTTGCTTTAGGTCCTCTGGTGGGAGACAACTTCGTACGGTTTTTAAAAGGAGGTGCATTGGGCATCGCACGATGCTTGTCAAtaagacaaaagaagaaacatgaaTTGATTGaag GAAGACTGAATGGGATCACTTGA
- the OSGIN2 gene encoding oxidative stress-induced growth inhibitor 2 isoform X3, with translation MPVWCCRCSLAGHFRSYSGPETEGQLLNSFVQYFGDSLGRKIKRMPLIEETVLPGDSLLTLPVVIIGNGPSGICLSYLLSGYRPYLSPEAIHPNPILHTKLEEARHLSIVDQDLEYLSEGLEGRSSNPVAVLFDTLLHPDADFGYDYPPVLHWKLEQHHYIPHIVLGKGPPGGAWHSMEGSMLTISFGDWMELPGLTFKEWAASKRRNIKSDRVMPEEIARYYKHYVKVMGLQKNFRDNVYITSVSRLYRGKDDEDRSQINENISTQHLEVEEEQKSLIKRNWEVRGYRRATDGSHVPFCLFAENVALATGSFDSPGRLQVEGEDFPFVLHSMSDFGAAISKGKLRGKADPVLIVGAGLTAADAVLCAYNNNIPVIHVFRRRVTDTSLIFKQLPKKLYPEYHKVYHMMCTQSHTVDSNLHPAYTSFPEHNVLSFKPEMKCVLQSASGLKKILKFSVALVLIGSHPNLFFLKDQGHSIGHHSNQPITCKGNPIEIDPYTYECTKEANLFALGPLVGDNFVRFLKGGALGIARCLSIRQKKKHELIEAQED, from the exons ATGCCCGTGTGGTGCTGCCGCTGCTCCTTGGCCGGCCACTTCAG AAGTTACAGCGGCCCTGAAACTGAAGGACAGCTTTTGAATTCCTTCGTACAGTATTTTGGTGACAGCCTTGGGAGGAAGATTAAAAGAATGCCTTTAATAGAAGAAACTGTTCTGCCTGGGGACTCCCTCCTTACTCTGCCTGTAGTAATAATAG GAAACGGACCTTCAGGAATTTGTCTTTCTTACCTGCTGTCTGGATACAGGCCATATTTATCTCCTGAAGCTATACACCCAAACCCCATTCTACATACAAAATTAGAAGAAGCTCGACACCTGTCCATTGTTGATCAA GATCTGGAGTACCTGTCTGAAGGCCTCGAAGGACGCTCTTCAAACCCAGTTGCAGTGCTTTTTGATACCTTACTTCATCCTGATGCTGACTTTGGGTATGACTACCCGCCGGTTTTGCACTGGAAGCTAGAACAACATCATTATATTCCCCATATAGTGCTTGGTAAAGGACCACCTGGTGGGGCTTGGCAT tcCATGGAAGGCTCTATGCTAACAATCAGTTTCGGAGACTGGATGGAATTGCCTGGCCTCACATTTAAGGAGTGGGCAGCTAGCAAACGCAG aaatataaAGAGTGATCGAGTAATGCCAGAGGAAATAGCTCGTTATTATAAACACTATGTTAAAGTCATGGGCCTCCAAAAGAATTTCAGAGACAACGTTTATATAACATCAGTATCCAGGCTTTACCGAGGAAAGGATGATGAAGATAGAagtcaaataaatgaaaatatctcAACACAGCATTTGGAAGTGGAAGAGGAACAGAAATCACTGATTAAGAGAAACTGGGAAGTCAGAGGTTATCGGCGAGCAACAGATGGTTCTCATGTGCCCTTCTGCCTCTTTGCTGAGAACGTGGCTCTTGCCACAGGAAGCTTTGATTCTCCTGGCCGACTACAAGTTGAAGGAGAAGACTTCCCTTTTGTGCTTCATTCCATGTCTGACTTCGGAGCTGCTATCAGCAAAGGAAAGTTACGTGGGAAGGCAGACCCTGTGTTAATTGTGGGTGCGGGACTTACGGCAGCCGATGCAGTACTGTGTGCCTACAACAACAACATCCCAGTAATCCATGTGTTTCGTAGAAGAGTTACCGATACAAGTCTAATTTTCAAACAGTTACCTAAAAAGCTTTACCCTGAATACCATAAGGTCTATCATATGATGTGTACTCAGTCCCATACTGTGGACTCTAATCTACACCCCGCTTACACTAGTTTCCCTGAACACAATGTACTTTCCTTCAAGCCTGAAATGAAATGTGTTCTTCAGAGTGCCTCCGGACTGAAGAAAATTTTGAAGTTTTCTGTAGCCTTAGTTCTGATAGGTTCTCACccaaatcttttctttctcaagGACCAAGGACATAGCATAGGTCATCACTCTAATCAGCCCATCACATGCAAGGGGAATCCTATAGAGATTGATCCATACACTTACGAATGCACTAAAGAAGCTAATCTCTTTGCTTTAGGTCCTCTGGTGGGAGACAACTTCGTACGGTTTTTAAAAGGAGGTGCATTGGGCATCGCACGATGCTTGTCAAtaagacaaaagaagaaacatgaaTTGATTGaag CTCAGGAAGACTGA